From a single Ailuropoda melanoleuca isolate Jingjing chromosome 12, ASM200744v2, whole genome shotgun sequence genomic region:
- the IRX6 gene encoding iroquois-class homeodomain protein IRX-6: MSFPHFGHPYSGASQFLVSASSSATCCESARRSVPDVASGSTPAAALCCASYDGRLLGSARPELGAALGIYGAPYAAAAAAPSYPGYLPYSPEPPALYGALNPQYEFKEAAGNFTPGLAQPGAYYPYEPTLGQYQYDRYGAVELSGTGRRKNATRETTSTLKAWLNEHRKNPYPTKGEKIMLAIITKMTLTQVSTWFANARRRLKKENKMTWAPKNKGGEERKAESGAEESLGCLNSDTKDGTASQEARGLRLSDLEDLEEEEEEEAEEEAVATATDRLAEFQKDLQSLPAPCVTPREARLERRECGPAARPFAFPESPGSGEADFLRAEPGGPRLTMHYACSEKPRIWSLAHTAAAGAVEGATPSPPRPRSPECRLILGQPAGAGGRPAVPRDSVCEESSRVAKAFGNRPFAPQGLLMNCAPCPRRREPAVHCQYPSGAEG; this comes from the exons TTTCTGGTGTCTGCAAGTTCCAGTGCCACTTGCTGCGAATCCGCCCGGCGCTCCGTCCCAGATGTGGCCTCAGGCTCCACCCCGGCGGCCGCCCTCTGCTGCGCATCCTACGATGGTCGGCTGCTGGGCAGTGCGCGGCCGGAGCTCGGCGCGGCCTTGGGCATCTATGGAGCCCCATACGCAGCCGCCGCCGCGGCCCCGAGCTACCCAGGCTACCTGCCCTACAGCCCAGAGCCGCCCGCGCTGTACGGGGCGCTG AATCCGCAGTATGAATTTAAAGAGGCTGCAGGGAATTTCACACCTGGCCTGGCACAACCAGGAGCCTATTATCCCTATGAGCCGACTCTGGGGCAGTACCAGTATGACCG GTACGGAGCAGTGGAGTTGAGTGGCACGGGCCGGCGGAAGAACGCCACCCGGGAGACCACGAGCACGCTGAAGGCCTGGCTCAATGAGCACCGCAAGAACCCCTACCCCACCAAGGGCGAGAAAATCATGCTGGCCATCATCACCAAGATGACACTCACCCAGGTGTCCACCTGGTTCGCCAACGCGCGCCGGCGCCTCAAGAAGGAGAACAAGATGACTTGGGCGCCCAAGAACAAaggcggggaggagaggaaggcagagagtgGAGCAGAGGAGTCCCTGGGCTGCCTGAACAGTGACACCAAAG ATGGTACTGCAAGCCAGGAGGCTCGAGGGCTTCGGCTGAGTGACCTGGAAgacctggaggaagaggaggaggaggaggccgaaGAAGAGGCAGTGGCCACAGCTACGGACAGGCTGGCTGAGTTCCAGAAAGACTTGCAGTCGCTGCCCGCGCCCTGCGTCACCCCTCGGGAGGCCCGGCTGGAGCGCAGGGAGTGCGGCCCGGCGGCGCGCCCCTTTGCATTCCCGGAGTCCCCGGGGTcgggagaagctgacttcctgcGGGCCGAGCCGGGGGGCCCCAGGTTGACCATGCACTACGCCTGCAGCGAGAAACCGCGCATCTGGTCTCTGGCGCACACTGCGGCCGCCGGTGCGGTCGAAGGTGCAACGCCATCCCCTCCCAGGCCGCGAAGTCCCGAGTGCCGTCTGATACTGGGACAGCCTGCAGGCGCGGGCGGCCGACCCGCCGTCCCCAGAGACTCCGTGTGCGAAGAGTCTTCCCGCGTAGCCAAAGCCTTTGGAAACCGCCCGTTTGCCCCGCAGGGGCTGCTGATGAACTGTGCGCCGTGCCCGCGGCGGAGGGAGCCCGCAGTGCACTGCCAGTACCCGTCTGGAGCAGAAG GTTAG